The genomic interval CGGGTTTCAACTTGTCTCCCATGGATCTTCCACCATTGCCCACTCCTGGTGCTGGATCGTCGGCTGCTCCTGGTGCTAGATCGTCATCGCAGCCTCCCGAGACTCAGAGAAACAACGATGACGACATTACCCGCCTATAGAActgtactttttttattatccggtttgaacatttaacattttatttatatactgaTTTTAGTAGAACATAATATAATgggaaatttgcggcaaaagtccccaaaaagttcACGTTGATGCTGATTAGTCCCCAAGGTCCGaaaatagcggcaatagtcctcAATGTCACACTTTTTATTTGTCCGTTGGTCTCCAAGTTAACAGATCTGTTAAACCCAATTCAAATGCCACGTGTCGAAATATTATTGGTgggtattattattttaattttaaaaaataaaaataaataatttaaaaaaaaaaattctttttttctttttcttttttttttctttgtctttcttttcttcttcgtcttcttcgttttcttcttaGAGACCCAACCTGATAGCCACCACGACCCCACGACCCCACGGCCAGACCTCCACCACCACGACCCCACGGCCAGACCTCCACCACGTTGACCCGATAGCCTACCCTCCTCCGCCCCGTCGAGACCCACCCTCGCTGAACACCAGTCACCGTTGCacctgcatctctctaactgaTCCACCCTCCGCCCCGTCGAGACCCACTATTGCACCGTTGACCGCCTCCTGAAACCCTAGCCTCCTCCTCTAACTGATCCGCTGTCGTTAAGACCCATGGGGATCTGCGATTGTCCCAAATATAAATATGATTCCAaaggttagtttttttttttttgatccaTTCATCTAATTTGATTCTTTTTTATTGGTTATTGTTTTGCATTCTTGATTTTGTAGTTTTTAGGTTTGAAATTGTTGTGGGTTTGAATCTGTGAATGAgggattattttgaaatttttagtaaatttgATGTATTTCAATAGATTTGGTCGGGGGTTGTGGTTGGGGTCGTGGGGATGGGACTGGAGTGGGGTTAGGGCTGGCCGTGGGGTCGTGGGATCGAGGGTGGAGTGGGGTTAGGGCTGGCCGTGGGGTCGTGGTGGTGCTCTGGTGGCTGGTTAGGTTAGGGTtgggttgaagaagaagaaaacgaagaagacgaagaagaaaagaaagaaaaagaaaaaaagaaaaaaaaagaaaaagaaaaaaagattttttttaaaattatttatttatttttatttttttaaattaaaataataatacccACCAATAATATTTCGACACGTGGCATTTGAATTGGGTTTAACAGATCTGTTAACTTGGAGACCAACGGACAAATAAAAAGTGTGACCTTgaggactattgccgctattttCGGACCTTGGGGACTAATCAGCATCAACGTGAACcttttggggacttttgccgcaaatttccctaatataattaatgttggtttatcttttaatgtaaattatgttggtttttttgttaatataatattataattatttaaaaaaattaattaattaatattataattaattaatttttttaaaaaataaaaattaatacttttgCCGGTACattattgcgccggtaaaagtggcCAAAAACTATTGGCCCCAACCGTCAgattggcgccaatagttttgccggcgcactattgcgccggcaaaacttTGTCAAAGCAGGTTCATAGCGGATAAGGGTATTTTTTAACACAGGCGTTTATTTTTCACCGGCGTGATTTCTCGCCGGTAAAAGGaagttttaccggcgcatttacTCTACGCGTCGGTAAAAAGTCTTTTACCGACCAAGCTTTCCAGATAAGTTTTGCCGGCGCTGTTAgtgtacttttgccggcgcaaaaatgcgctggtaaaagtggATTTTCTTGTAGTGTGATTGTATCGGTAAGATAgtattgttttatttattttactttttgatGATTTCATATAACAGTgtcttttgaaataattttttgttttttttttcattgttaaatatcttataaatatattaatgtatGTTATGCAAGAATATATAAAGTTAAATctgaatattttaaaaatttagattgtaaaaaagaattaataatgttagaaatatatattatgttatatcTTATTAAAATAAGAATGTTTAATTGTTATTACAGTTTGGGAAATCATAAAGTAAGAGTTTggattttaaatgtaataatTGAAAATGAAAGATATgccattattattttgtttgattgaatatttggaattattttataatttaattactatGTTATTTATAACAATCTATCCATTTTTTAATTGTAGACAGTTTTTAGTTGTAGACAGTTAACCTAACAAAGAAGCTAATGCTACACTAAAGGAGAATTTAGGAGATGCTATTCGGTGAACTCTATCATTTTAGTTGCAATTGTTTAAAGTTTTATTCACTACATTTTTTTGGGAATCGGATGactgtataataattttaaatttatgtttttgtgaCTGTAACATTTTGGATACTAAACGTTGACATGAATTTCTTTGTGTTAGGTTTTAATTTAACGATTCTTATAAGAATAAATAATGGTAACAAAAATTAAAGGACAGAATTTTGAAAGGGTTAtaacccaacccaacccaacccGATGTATAGTTTGTTGGGTTGGGTTATACAAAAAATAAGTTTTGAATGGGTTAGAAATTTCCAAGCCGACGTAATTGGGTTGGCTTGTTAAAATACCTTCAACTCGGCCAACCCAACCCATGTACAGCCCTACATGTGACTAAATCAATGGAAATGTCGTTTGgaaatattttgttttctaattttttaatcacaaaatgaaaataaaatttttgtttttaaaaattttgtttttgaaaaacaaaaatacttTCTAtacccacttttttttttcaattttaaaaacaaaaaataaatgtgtgttctgtaaaattaatttttatatttattttttgattttatttaagtcaggtTTAGGTCCGAAGTCAAGTATGGGTCCGGATTAGGGGCCGGGTTAGGTGCCAGGGCTGGGATTGGGTTTGGATCTGGTCTGGGTCTAGTCGGaatctaaaatattgattaaaataatatgttttaaaaaatattaaaagttttttttttttcaaaattttgattcttaattaaaaaattgaaaactaaaaacaattttatagaaAATGATTTTgaacaatatttttatttttctaattttaaaaataaaaaaatgattaaaaaaatattaacaaacTCCACCCTAATGTAaacatttttaatttatagGGAAATATCCCTTTGTATTAGTTATTATTGTagttttgattttgattaataaaagaatgtctgttctttatttatttattttacatattgGTATCCCAACTCTCAACtaattttttatagttttcttattttatatatttaagcaTTGGATTTTTCTTGAACCAAAAtttataaactaattattattgaaccaaaattttgtaggagtgtattaaaaataattaaaatatagacAGAAATTTTAGTGTGTATTTACAGGTGTGTACGGATcttataatgaaaataataatcaaacaaaacaaaactcaGAGAGGTACGGATTACGGAGAAAATGTCAGAATAAATGTTTAATTAcggaattttaatttttttctaagtggaGCCTCACGTGCgcatcacacacacacacaccgtTTCTATATTTGTTACAGTCACCGTGTCTGTCACATTATGCTCTTTACACAGCCTCAATCACCCAATAGGAATTGACTGTCAGACTATTTTATTCAGCCATCAGACTCCCTCCACCTGACCCACTCGCTCATTCTGGCGCGTGTAACGCGTACCAAAGCTTTTAAACTAAaccagctctctctctctctctctctctctctctctctctctctctctcagtttGAAGCTctgttacttatttttttttgcttaaattCCATGGCTTTTCAAGACCAGACGCAGCAAAACCAAGAAAGCCAAAACCGAACTTAACCCCAAAAAGAAGAGCTGagcttagagagagaaagagagagagagattgagtGGACTCACTACTCGCACTTTCAGGGTCCCAAAACccagaagagaaaagagaaaaagagcAGAGAGAGCACAGAAAGCAGTAATGGGGGATATGTATGACAAAAGCATTTGCTCATCATCTTCGGCACCCGACGAAATTTCGCTTTTTCTACAGCAGATTTTGGTACggtcttcttcttcatcaatgAATACGCAGTTTTCGTTGACGTCTCCCGGTAATAATCTGAGCCGTATGTGTCCGTCGTCGCAGATGGTCGGAGATGGGATCTCGGCCGTTGATTCTTCCGGTGCTTATTTCGTGGGaaataatagtataaataataCGAGTGGCGGCGTGGCGGTCATAGCTCCTAATAATGTGTCGTCTTCTTCGGTGGGAGCTAGTGAGAATGAGAACGATGAGTATGATTGTGAGAGTGAGGTATTGATTTTCGTTTCCTCTGTTTGGTTGctgagaaaatataaaaaaagaaaaagtgaaTCAAACTAAAGCTATAGTCTTTGactggtatttttttttaaaaaaataatttatttgagctgattttatttaattattttttggaaaCGCAGGAGGGTTTGGAAGCATTGGCGGAAGATGTTCCAGCAAAAAGTGTAATGGGTCGAGGTTCCTCGAAGAGAAGCAGAGCCGCCGAAGTTCATAACTTGTCTGAAAAGGTTgtcttttccctttgatttctattcttttgctatttttttttttggtttgggtGGGGTGGTTTTTAATGTAGGAAAAATGGGATTGTTTGGGCAGAGAAGGAGGAGTAGGATTAATGAGAAAATGAAAGCATTACAGAATCTAATTCCAAATTCTAACAAGGTATGTAACTATTTTGCTTATGGAAAATATGTGTGTTGTATTATATTTATACtcactttaaaaattatatgagTCAAGTATTGAGACTAAGAACAATTTGGTTATTGATGTGTATTATGTAATAGACGGACAAGGCTTCAATGCTGGATGAAGCCATTGAGTATCTCAAGCAGCTTCAACTTCAAGTACAGGTTTGTTTTAGTTATGTAGTTGTTTGTTAATGCAAAACCGGAATTGATCAATTGTTTATGATTGATGAGAGGAGTGATAGTTTATAAAACTCCACAACCCAAATATGAGTTTTGCATAAACTATAAATTTAAAGTGttgtttctttttgtcttttgaGTCCCACGTTTTTGTTGGGTGTAAAAAAAAACCCTCAGGAAGCTCATAAGAGGGTATATCTATCTCAGGGATTGTGGGAAAATGTAATAATATCTGACTTCTCATGTAAAATAGATGATTTGATTGGTGTTCTGTGACTAAGAATTAGTGTTAGTGAGACCTCAGTTGTATTTTTATCGAGATGTGGTATATCATCTGTTAAGGAtgatcaaaatttaattttttttgtggcaaaaatAGCATCTTTACTAATAGATGCATATTTTGAATGTTATCAAGGATGAGCCAAAATTCTTATAACTTCAGAGTGGTTTAGTCTATTTCTTTCAAGGGATCATGTATAATCTTAAgaactgttgattcaagaagtACTTAGGAAAATGAGACGTGCCTTAGAAAACACTCAAAGACACATTTCACATTGTTCAGTCAGTTGCCTCTTGCTATTTCGTTTTTGGTTTCTAATCCCTAATTCTTGGGATGATCCACAATTATCGATTCACATAAGCTATAGGATGCTAGATTAAAGGGTTCTGCTTTATTTAGCTAGGTAAGGTCAGCATATATGGCTGGTTGTTCTGTGCTGCattataaaatttcttcaaaGAAAATTTGATGATATTATTACTAAATAGTTTCATATTGATTGCTTGTGTTGTGATTCTTGTTTCAGATGTT from Cannabis sativa cultivar Pink pepper isolate KNU-18-1 chromosome 4, ASM2916894v1, whole genome shotgun sequence carries:
- the LOC115714981 gene encoding transcription factor SPATULA isoform X3 gives rise to the protein MGDMYDKSICSSSSAPDEISLFLQQILVRSSSSSMNTQFSLTSPGNNLSRMCPSSQMVGDGISAVDSSGAYFVGNNSINNTSGGVAVIAPNNVSSSSVGASENENDEYDCESEEGLEALAEDVPAKSVMGRGSSKRSRAAEVHNLSEKRRRSRINEKMKALQNLIPNSNKTDKASMLDEAIEYLKQLQLQVQMLAMRNGLSLHPVSLPAALNPAHLSHMRSDFGEENRSLPLNMTGTFPMNQETSTPSLYSIPNQCTSSNQQLVPDMLNILNSEVTVGMESQVQAHIGASFQLQTSAQEISRENRLHPHQHTSLNQLERSPSEFDMGAMATVTSFNRQASVLKGNDSLETCSLEGDWSEA